Proteins encoded together in one Rhinopithecus roxellana isolate Shanxi Qingling chromosome 3, ASM756505v1, whole genome shotgun sequence window:
- the RXFP3 gene encoding relaxin-3 receptor 1 — translation MQMADAAAIATMNKAAGGDKLAELFSLVPDLLEAANTSGNASLQLPDLWWELGLELPDGAPPGHPPGSGGAESVDTESRVRILISVVYWVVCALGLAGNLLVLYLMKNMQGWRKSSINLFVTNLALTDFQFVLTLPFWAVENALDFKWPFGKAMCKIVSMVTSMNMYASVFFLTAMSATRYHSVASALKSHRTRRHDQGDCCGWSLGDSCCFSAKALCVCIWALAALSSLPNAIFSTTVKVMGEELCLVRFPDKLLGRDRQFWLGLYHLQKVLLGFVLPLGIISLCYLLLVRFISDRRVAGPEGGDAVARGGPVGASARRLSKVTKSVTIVVLSFFLCWLPNQALTTWSILIKFNAVPFSQEYFLCQVYAFPVSVCLAHSNSCLNPILYCLVRREFRKALKSLLWRIASPSLTSMRPFTATTKPEPEDQRLQALAPLRAAAEPDLLYYPPGVVVYSRGRYDLLPSSSAY, via the coding sequence ATGCAGATGGCCGATGCAGCCGCGATAGCCACCATGAATAAGGCAGCAGGTGGGGACAAGCTAGCAGAACTCTTCAGTCTGGTCCCGGACCTTCTGGAGGCGGCCAACACGAGTGGTAATGCGTCGCTGCAGCTTCCGGACTTGTGGTGGGAGCTGGGGCTGGAGTTGCCGGACGGCGCGCCGCCAGGACATCCTCCGGGCAGCGGCGGGGCAGAGAGCGTGGACACCGAATCCCGGGTGCGGATTCTTATCAGCGTGGTGTACTGGGTGGTGTGCGCCCTGGGGTTGGCGGGCAACCTGCTGGTGCTCTACCTGATGAAGAACATGCAGGGCTGGCGCAAGTCCTCTATCAACCTTTTCGTCACCAACCTGGCACTGACGGACTTTCAGTTTGTGCTCACCCTGCCCTTCTGGGCGGTGGAGAACGCTCTTGACTTCAAATGGCCCTTCGGCAAGGCCATGTGTAAGATCGTGTCCATGGTAACTTCCATGAACATGTACGCCAGCGTCTTCTTCCTCACTGCCATGAGTGCAACACGCTACCACTCGGTGGCCTCGGCTCTGAAGAGCCACCGGACGCGAAGACACGACCAGGGCGACTGCTGTGGCTGGAGCCTGGGGGACAGCTGCTGCTTCTCGGCCAAGGcgctgtgtgtgtgcatctgggCTTTGGCAGCCCTGTCCTCGCTGCCCAATGCCATTTTCTCCACCACTGTCAAGGTGATGGGCGAGGAGCTGTGCCTGGTGCGCTTCCCGGACAAGTTGCTGGGCCGCGACAGGCAGTTCTGGCTGGGCCTCTACCACTTGCAGAAGGTGCTGTTGGGCTTCGTGCTGCCGCTGGGCATCATTAGCTTGTGCTACCTGCTGCTGGTGCGCTTCATCTCCGACCGCCGCGTGGCAGGGCCCGAAGGAGGGGATGCGGTAGCCAGAGGAGGCCCGGTCGGAGCCAGCGCCCGGAGACTGTCGAAGGTGACCAAATCAGTGACCATCGTTGTCTTGTCCTTCTTCTTGTGTTGGCTGCCCAACCAGGCGCTCACCACCTGGAGCATCCTCATCAAGTTCAATGCAGTGCCCTTCAGCCAGGAGTATTTCCTGTGCCAGGTATACGCGTTCCCTGTGAGCGTGTGCCTGGCGCACTCTAACAGCTGCCTCAACCCCATCCTCTACTGCCTCGTGCGCCGCGAGTTCCGCAAGGCGCTCAAGAGCCTGCTGTGGCGCATCGCGTCTCCTTCGCTCACCAGCATGCGCCCCTTCACCGCCACTACCAAGCCGGAGCCCGAGGATCAGAGGCTGCAGGCCCTGGCGCCGCTCCGCGCGGCCGCGGAGCCGGACCTGCTCTACTACCCACCTGGCGTCGTGGTCTACAGCAGGGGGCGCTACGACCTGCTGCCCAGCAGCTCTGCCTACTGA